One stretch of Paenibacillus sp. AN1007 DNA includes these proteins:
- a CDS encoding M67 family metallopeptidase encodes MAALHGQQNTLMLPRSVEQEMFRHMHLSLPQEACGVVLGESAAGGIRISRFQPIRNVAPDPLHHFFLDQTEWIQCFFSELTIVGIFHTHPRTLPIPSQEDLQDLPNFAGMLQTYLIGAPDPSITPTGEAALHMVLNAYEIKSQGKIPGSSAASSSFYSLVPMLLCVT; translated from the coding sequence GTGGCAGCACTTCATGGGCAGCAAAATACCCTAATGCTTCCCCGCTCGGTGGAACAGGAAATGTTCAGGCACATGCATCTTTCACTGCCGCAGGAAGCCTGCGGGGTTGTGCTGGGTGAATCCGCAGCGGGCGGCATACGAATCAGTCGGTTTCAGCCCATTCGTAACGTAGCGCCTGACCCGCTGCATCACTTCTTCCTGGATCAAACGGAATGGATCCAATGTTTTTTCTCTGAACTCACTATCGTTGGCATTTTTCACACTCACCCGCGCACACTGCCCATTCCTTCGCAAGAGGACCTGCAGGACCTCCCCAACTTTGCCGGAATGTTACAGACCTATTTAATCGGCGCACCTGATCCTTCAATTACACCTACAGGCGAAGCGGCACTCCATATGGTACTGAACGCTTATGAAATTAAATCGCAGGGAAAAATACCAGGCAGCAGCGCTGCTTCTTCATCCTTCTACAGCTTGGTACCCATGCTCCTATGCGTGACTTAA
- the cimA gene encoding citramalate synthase, with protein MSKAISIFDTTLRDGTQGEGVSLSADDKLKIAKKLDDLGAHYIEGGIPGSNTKDIEFFKRVKELNLNAKVAAFGSTRRKGSIASEDANLKRIIESGAQAATLVGKSWDFHVHTALQTTLEENLSMIYDSIAYLKQNGMEVIFDAEHFFDGFKHNPEYAQAVMTKAHEAGADWLVMCDTNGGTMPHEVHEIVSSLHRTLPHAHLGIHTHNDCELAVANTLSAVQAGARQVQGTMNGYGERCGNANLASIIPNLQLKLGYECVSEDSMKQLTNVARYISEIANVNMPINQPYVGNAAFAHKGGIHVSAILRDARTYEHIVPELVGNKQRVLVSELAGQSNIVSKAQELGLEFDPSSANSRQIIEKIKDLEHQGYQFEGADASLELLIREANGDMKELFTFESFKMLVEKTAGKSVVSEAFVKLNVAGTSVYTAAEGNGPVNALDNALRKALVQYFPSLAHMHLSDYKVRVLDEKDATAAKVRVLIESKNTENTWNTVGVSENVIEASWEALVHSFRYALLQENIQNAPDSLSVPTHGLINH; from the coding sequence ATGTCAAAGGCCATTTCCATCTTCGACACGACTTTACGTGACGGCACACAGGGAGAGGGGGTCAGCTTGTCCGCAGATGACAAACTCAAAATTGCCAAAAAGCTGGATGATCTCGGTGCTCATTATATTGAAGGCGGAATTCCCGGCAGCAACACCAAGGATATTGAGTTTTTCAAAAGGGTCAAGGAACTGAATCTGAACGCCAAGGTTGCTGCATTCGGAAGCACTCGCCGTAAAGGAAGTATCGCCAGTGAAGATGCCAATCTGAAGCGAATAATTGAATCCGGGGCACAGGCTGCTACGCTGGTCGGAAAATCATGGGATTTCCATGTGCATACCGCACTGCAGACCACACTTGAAGAAAACCTATCCATGATCTATGATTCGATCGCCTACCTGAAGCAGAACGGCATGGAAGTCATCTTTGATGCCGAGCACTTCTTCGATGGATTCAAGCATAATCCCGAGTATGCACAAGCTGTCATGACTAAGGCCCATGAAGCCGGAGCGGATTGGCTTGTCATGTGTGACACCAACGGCGGAACGATGCCGCACGAAGTTCATGAGATCGTATCCAGTCTGCATCGGACACTCCCTCATGCACATCTCGGTATTCATACCCATAATGACTGTGAACTGGCTGTCGCTAACACCCTTAGCGCTGTACAAGCCGGGGCTCGTCAGGTTCAAGGCACGATGAACGGTTATGGAGAACGCTGCGGCAACGCCAATCTTGCTTCCATTATTCCAAACCTGCAGCTGAAGCTTGGTTACGAATGTGTGTCTGAGGATTCCATGAAACAGCTCACCAATGTCGCCCGTTACATCAGCGAGATTGCGAATGTGAATATGCCAATAAACCAACCTTATGTCGGCAATGCTGCATTTGCTCACAAAGGGGGAATTCACGTATCCGCTATCCTGCGGGATGCGCGGACTTATGAACATATCGTACCTGAACTGGTCGGCAATAAACAGCGCGTGCTTGTCTCCGAGCTGGCGGGTCAGAGCAATATCGTGTCCAAAGCACAGGAACTGGGACTGGAGTTTGATCCAAGCAGTGCGAACTCACGTCAAATCATCGAAAAAATCAAGGATCTGGAGCATCAAGGTTATCAATTCGAAGGTGCTGACGCATCACTGGAATTGTTAATTCGTGAAGCTAACGGAGATATGAAAGAACTGTTCACATTCGAATCGTTCAAAATGCTAGTAGAAAAAACGGCTGGCAAATCCGTTGTATCTGAAGCTTTTGTCAAACTTAATGTTGCAGGTACAAGTGTATATACCGCAGCAGAAGGAAACGGCCCGGTCAATGCGCTGGATAACGCACTCCGGAAAGCACTAGTACAGTACTTCCCTTCGCTCGCTCATATGCATTTGTCAGACTACAAAGTACGTGTACTGGATGAGAAGGATGCCACAGCAGCCAAAGTTCGAGTATTGATTGAATCCAAAAATACGGAAAATACCTGGAATACGGTTGGCGTATCCGAGAACGTTATTGAAGCAAGCTGGGAAGCACTTGTTCACAGCTTCAGGTATGCCCTGCTTCAGGAAAATATACAGAACGCACCGGATTCCCTTTCAGTTCCCACTCACGGGTTAATCAATCACTAG
- a CDS encoding TlpA disulfide reductase family protein: MMKRNIYILLGVVLLVGIALAQNADNGIAAVFKQEEPLPTETGPKAGLLAPPFSLTGLDGRTYSVGGAKEKATFVSFWASWCEPCKQEAPELNHLALKYKDKLDLYGVNVTSYDKLRDAKAFVDKYKLTFPIPLDEKGTVYAQYNGVAFPTNVLIDSRGVIQEVVLGILPEKELEKKIKKLIAN; encoded by the coding sequence ATGATGAAACGTAACATATACATACTGCTTGGAGTCGTCCTGCTTGTTGGGATTGCTTTGGCTCAAAATGCGGACAATGGTATTGCTGCTGTTTTCAAGCAGGAGGAGCCCCTGCCTACAGAAACGGGTCCTAAGGCAGGCTTGCTGGCTCCGCCATTCTCGCTGACAGGATTGGATGGGAGAACTTACAGTGTGGGTGGGGCAAAAGAGAAGGCGACCTTTGTGAGCTTCTGGGCGTCTTGGTGTGAGCCCTGCAAGCAGGAAGCTCCTGAACTAAACCATTTGGCGCTAAAATATAAAGATAAGCTGGATCTGTATGGTGTGAATGTCACCTCATATGACAAGCTTAGGGATGCGAAAGCGTTTGTGGATAAGTACAAGCTGACATTTCCAATCCCGCTGGACGAAAAAGGAACGGTGTATGCCCAATATAACGGGGTAGCCTTTCCCACAAATGTACTGATTGATTCGCGCGGAGTCATTCAAGAGGTCGTACTGGGGATACTGCCTGAAAAAGAGCTGGAGAAAAAAATCAAAAAGCTGATCGCAAACTAG
- a CDS encoding DUF294 nucleotidyltransferase-like domain-containing protein: MMEPISITNHSWSYQGIDGAASAYELRQTRVILQRELQKSLSASLSLVEWYETVNELHDRIARKAVELCIQGMVEEGFGQPPVPYAFIVFGSSGREEATLWSDQDNGMIISDAPHEGKEEYFAELGKRITDLLEELGYAKCEGKVMCSEPLWRKTLASWKEQLFEWSSDLNWEPVRNLIIASDMRCIAGEADLAEEWFASFYEQFRRMPGLSDAVLRNTVKHKATLNILGRVVTERFGEHAGGFDIKYGLYIPLVNSVRFLALAARSSGIINDKTNGETVFA; this comes from the coding sequence ATGATGGAACCTATCTCCATAACAAACCATTCCTGGTCTTATCAAGGGATCGATGGTGCGGCTTCTGCATATGAACTGCGCCAGACACGCGTCATCCTCCAGAGAGAGCTCCAGAAATCACTGTCCGCTTCCTTGTCGCTGGTAGAATGGTACGAGACGGTAAATGAACTGCATGACCGCATTGCACGGAAAGCAGTAGAGTTATGCATTCAGGGGATGGTAGAGGAGGGCTTTGGCCAGCCTCCCGTCCCCTATGCCTTTATCGTATTCGGAAGCTCCGGCAGGGAAGAGGCGACATTATGGAGTGATCAGGATAATGGCATGATTATCAGTGATGCTCCGCACGAAGGAAAAGAGGAGTATTTTGCTGAACTGGGAAAACGTATAACTGATCTTTTGGAAGAACTGGGTTATGCCAAGTGTGAAGGCAAGGTGATGTGCTCGGAGCCGCTCTGGCGTAAAACGCTGGCATCCTGGAAAGAGCAGCTGTTTGAGTGGAGCTCTGATCTGAACTGGGAGCCAGTGCGCAACCTGATCATTGCTTCCGATATGCGCTGTATTGCAGGGGAGGCTGATCTGGCAGAAGAATGGTTTGCGAGTTTCTACGAACAGTTCCGCCGGATGCCGGGGCTCTCCGATGCGGTGCTTCGTAATACGGTGAAACATAAAGCGACGTTGAACATACTGGGTCGTGTTGTTACAGAACGGTTTGGTGAACATGCCGGGGGATTTGATATAAAATACGGTCTCTATATTCCGCTGGTCAACAGTGTCAGGTTTTTGGCGCTCGCAGCACGGAGTTCAGGAATCATCAACGATAAAACGAATGGAGAGACTGTCTTCGCTTGA
- a CDS encoding LysR family transcriptional regulator translates to MELRQLHYFLKVAQKEHVTQAAEELHVAQSAVSRQIHQLEEELGVDLFMQKGRNLQLTAVGQLFCKRVEGILKDLDKAVGEVHEFLDPEHGEIRIGFPHSLGIHLIPSVVAAFRQKYPNVKFRFKQGMYPTLIRDVLSAEVDLAFISPFPEKHDQVAGDVVLTEELHAILPPNHPLAGEEKIALEQLKDDKFVLFSKGYSLRPIVWHACLEAGFTPKIAFEGEETDTIRGLVAAGMGVSLLPEMALFQTNPLRPAHVAISHPKVTRTIGLIHRADDKLPLVAQSFRSFLLHYFGLQQNNTPSK, encoded by the coding sequence GTGGAATTAAGACAGTTGCATTATTTTCTTAAGGTGGCCCAGAAGGAGCATGTCACACAGGCGGCTGAAGAGCTGCACGTGGCACAATCTGCGGTCAGCAGGCAGATCCATCAGCTGGAAGAGGAACTGGGTGTCGATCTTTTTATGCAAAAAGGACGGAATCTGCAGTTAACTGCGGTAGGGCAGCTCTTTTGCAAGCGGGTTGAAGGCATTCTGAAGGATCTCGATAAAGCCGTTGGTGAGGTACATGAGTTTCTTGACCCGGAACATGGGGAAATTCGGATCGGTTTTCCGCATAGTCTGGGCATTCATCTGATTCCATCGGTAGTAGCTGCTTTTCGTCAAAAGTATCCCAATGTGAAATTCAGATTCAAGCAGGGGATGTATCCGACACTGATCAGAGATGTATTATCAGCTGAGGTGGATTTAGCGTTTATTTCCCCTTTTCCGGAAAAGCATGATCAGGTAGCCGGTGATGTTGTGCTTACCGAGGAACTGCATGCTATCTTACCGCCGAATCATCCCCTAGCAGGAGAAGAAAAGATCGCGCTGGAGCAGTTAAAGGATGATAAGTTTGTGCTCTTCAGCAAAGGTTATTCGCTGCGTCCGATTGTATGGCACGCCTGTCTGGAGGCCGGATTTACGCCGAAAATTGCGTTTGAAGGCGAAGAGACGGACACGATCCGTGGTTTGGTTGCCGCGGGCATGGGGGTCAGCCTGCTGCCGGAGATGGCCTTATTTCAGACGAATCCGCTGCGACCGGCTCATGTGGCGATTTCGCATCCTAAAGTAACCAGAACGATTGGACTGATCCATCGAGCTGATGATAAACTTCCTCTCGTTGCTCAGTCCTTCCGCTCGTTTTTGCTTCATTACTTTGGTTTACAGCAAAACAATACCCCCTCCAAATAA
- a CDS encoding zinc metallopeptidase: MSFNNGMFVLIIIAFLLSLWAQFRVKGTFRRWSEVPNQNGMTGYDAARHMLDANGLHDVPIEPVRGSLSDHYDPINRVVRLSEPVYYERSISALSVACHEVGHAIQHKESYPMLALRHRIFPIVNFASGLAPFLLIAGFLFNAMNLVGIGIIFFSVTVAFQLITLPVEFNASNRAREIMVSEGYIRNDEEKGVAKVLNAAALTYVAAALISLLELIRYIGIFNSRD; encoded by the coding sequence ATGAGTTTTAATAACGGTATGTTCGTATTGATTATCATCGCCTTTTTGCTCTCTCTATGGGCGCAATTTCGCGTTAAAGGTACGTTTAGACGCTGGTCAGAAGTACCCAATCAGAATGGGATGACAGGTTACGATGCAGCCCGCCATATGCTTGATGCCAACGGCCTGCATGATGTGCCGATTGAACCCGTTCGCGGTTCCCTCTCCGACCATTACGATCCAATTAACCGGGTTGTACGTTTGTCAGAGCCTGTATATTACGAAAGGTCCATCTCAGCCCTATCCGTTGCCTGTCACGAAGTAGGCCATGCCATTCAACATAAGGAAAGTTACCCTATGCTGGCTTTGCGTCACCGGATTTTTCCCATCGTCAACTTCGCTTCCGGGCTCGCACCATTCTTGTTGATCGCAGGTTTTCTCTTTAACGCCATGAACCTGGTTGGAATCGGTATTATCTTCTTCTCGGTTACCGTTGCTTTCCAACTGATCACTCTGCCAGTCGAGTTCAACGCCAGCAATCGGGCAAGAGAGATTATGGTATCAGAAGGTTATATTCGTAATGATGAAGAAAAAGGGGTAGCCAAAGTATTGAACGCAGCAGCTTTGACTTATGTTGCCGCTGCATTGATCTCCCTTCTTGAACTGATTCGTTACATCGGAATCTTTAACAGCCGCGATTAA
- a CDS encoding exonuclease domain-containing protein — MREPARGSTGFWNSLRQGGVPSAIASIMGAPTAQHMAFIRSMMREQRRPEVLHTPLNELDAVVFDLETTGFSPQHGDEILSFGAVRIRGGALLEEESFYTVVQSKTAVPEHITELTGITQQMTEEAPTLLEGLHDFMSFVGGNVLVAHASAHDRAFLNAALWRTSKVRLTHRLIDTMMLARWLEPTRQGYGLDELLESRGIPIYGRHHALEDAKMTAQLWSCYLKDMQRKNIETLGDLYARLSHA; from the coding sequence ATGAGAGAGCCGGCAAGGGGCAGTACTGGATTTTGGAATTCGCTGCGACAGGGAGGGGTTCCTTCCGCTATCGCTTCCATTATGGGAGCCCCTACGGCGCAGCATATGGCGTTTATCCGTTCCATGATGAGGGAGCAGCGCAGGCCAGAAGTGCTGCATACACCTCTAAACGAATTGGATGCAGTTGTTTTTGACTTGGAAACCACGGGGTTCTCTCCCCAGCATGGAGATGAGATTCTGTCCTTTGGGGCGGTACGTATTCGAGGCGGTGCTCTACTGGAAGAGGAATCGTTTTACACGGTGGTGCAGTCCAAAACGGCAGTACCCGAGCATATTACAGAACTTACAGGCATTACACAGCAGATGACGGAAGAAGCTCCAACGCTGCTTGAAGGGCTGCACGATTTCATGTCCTTTGTTGGCGGAAATGTGCTGGTTGCCCATGCGAGTGCGCATGACCGGGCCTTCCTTAACGCAGCGTTATGGCGCACATCCAAGGTCAGGCTGACTCATCGTTTAATTGATACGATGATGCTTGCCCGCTGGCTTGAACCGACGAGACAGGGATATGGTCTGGATGAACTGCTCGAATCCAGAGGTATTCCGATCTATGGGCGGCACCATGCGCTTGAAGATGCCAAGATGACAGCGCAGTTATGGTCCTGTTATCTCAAGGATATGCAGCGTAAAAACATTGAGACATTGGGTGATCTCTATGCGCGGTTAAGTCACGCATAG
- a CDS encoding ammonium transporter has protein sequence MRKKWLVSMLAMLTLLAFPVSAFAAAEGPSNIELQSGLNSAFTFLAVVLVFFMQGGFALLEAGSTRMKNAGHIAGKTILTLGISVIAFWALGFGLGFGNGNGFFGTTGFFMSGDNMAASFESLAFSDVPLTIKFVFHLAFAAVSLAIACGGMAERAKMSVYIVFGTLYTIIMYPVVAHWVWGGGWLAELGMQDFAGSTVVHLTGATAALVATILLKPRIGKYNKDGKPNIIPGHNQVYSVLGVIILWIGWFGFNPGSTLSAMGEGFFGYVALTTNVAAAAGGVAALLISWAVLGKSDIPSMLNGVLAALVAITGACAFVEPWAALVIGALAGIITFFTAQYFDRKGIDDPIYAFSVHGIAGMWGAISTGLFATPELAEKVGVGQAGLFYGGGFHQLGVQLLGLVGAFAFVLVMSFIILGGMKAVMGIRVTEEEETMGLDLSEHGTYGYPEQMKHAESKSGGTFSS, from the coding sequence ATGAGAAAGAAATGGTTGGTTTCAATGTTAGCAATGCTTACTTTATTAGCTTTTCCGGTAAGTGCATTCGCAGCTGCGGAGGGTCCAAGTAATATTGAACTTCAAAGCGGCCTGAACTCGGCTTTTACGTTCCTGGCTGTAGTGCTGGTGTTCTTTATGCAGGGTGGGTTTGCACTCCTTGAAGCGGGCTCAACACGAATGAAAAATGCAGGTCACATTGCGGGTAAGACGATTTTGACATTGGGCATTTCAGTCATTGCATTCTGGGCGCTTGGTTTCGGCCTAGGTTTCGGTAACGGGAACGGATTCTTTGGAACAACCGGTTTCTTCATGAGTGGAGACAACATGGCAGCTTCCTTCGAATCACTCGCTTTCTCCGATGTTCCGCTAACGATTAAATTTGTATTCCACCTTGCATTTGCGGCTGTTTCCCTGGCTATTGCCTGCGGGGGTATGGCAGAACGTGCAAAGATGAGCGTATATATTGTGTTTGGTACACTGTACACCATTATTATGTATCCGGTAGTTGCTCACTGGGTATGGGGCGGCGGCTGGCTTGCAGAACTGGGTATGCAGGACTTCGCAGGTTCTACCGTTGTCCACTTGACAGGTGCAACGGCTGCGCTGGTAGCTACTATCCTGCTGAAACCTCGGATCGGCAAATACAACAAAGACGGTAAACCTAACATCATTCCAGGTCACAACCAAGTATATTCCGTACTCGGGGTCATTATCCTCTGGATCGGCTGGTTCGGTTTCAATCCAGGTAGTACGCTGTCTGCCATGGGCGAAGGATTCTTCGGTTATGTGGCGCTGACTACCAACGTGGCTGCTGCGGCGGGTGGTGTTGCTGCTCTGTTGATCTCCTGGGCAGTTCTTGGAAAATCAGATATCCCGAGCATGCTGAACGGGGTGCTTGCGGCACTCGTAGCGATTACTGGGGCATGTGCTTTTGTAGAACCTTGGGCAGCTCTGGTTATCGGTGCACTTGCAGGTATCATTACATTCTTCACGGCTCAATATTTTGATCGTAAAGGCATTGATGATCCGATCTATGCGTTCTCTGTACACGGTATCGCTGGTATGTGGGGGGCCATCTCCACAGGTTTGTTCGCTACACCTGAACTTGCCGAGAAAGTAGGCGTTGGTCAAGCGGGACTGTTCTATGGCGGTGGGTTCCACCAACTGGGCGTGCAGTTGTTAGGTCTTGTAGGTGCATTTGCTTTCGTTCTTGTGATGTCCTTCATTATTCTCGGGGGCATGAAAGCTGTCATGGGCATTCGAGTTACTGAAGAAGAAGAAACGATGGGTCTCGACCTTAGTGAACACGGTACGTATGGATATCCTGAGCAAATGAAGCATGCAGAATCCAAATCGGGCGGTACGTTCAGCTCCTGA
- a CDS encoding ferredoxin, with protein MSKYTWVEKDTCIACGACGATAPDIYDYDDEGLAEVIFDGDANQGIKAIPDDLFDDMQDACDGCPTDSIKVADEPFNKEG; from the coding sequence ATGAGTAAATATACTTGGGTCGAAAAAGACACATGCATCGCATGTGGCGCTTGTGGAGCGACAGCTCCAGATATCTATGATTATGACGATGAAGGTTTGGCAGAAGTCATTTTTGATGGTGATGCTAACCAAGGGATCAAAGCTATTCCTGACGATTTGTTCGACGATATGCAGGATGCTTGCGATGGATGCCCTACAGATTCGATTAAAGTAGCGGACGAGCCTTTTAATAAAGAAGGTTAA
- a CDS encoding DNA polymerase IV, translating to MDVSGYYPAAGRVILHVDMNAFYCSVHEAEEPELYRGKATAVAGSSELRKGVIVTCSYTARSRGISTGMVVQQAMKKCPDLIVIRPDFHLYRQYSRAFMQIAYSYTPQLEATSIDECYLDITGSKQFGTPIEIAEQMQRRIRDELGLPCSIGIAPNKLLAKMASDLKKPNGISILRMRDVPHILWHRPCNEMFGIGKKTAEKLKKLGIDTIGQLAKSDEKMLTDLFGINGTWLKNSANGIHHSPVVAEREANKSIGHTTTLPADVSEMNDIHRVFLNISDQVARRLRKHEMLSQGIQITIRTPDMKTITRSRMMDIPTEDAAVIYRESCQLFAKHWGNGKPVRMLGITLQNLIPREESAVQLDLFEYEQKPKKESLIRIMDQLRDKFGENAVVTAGMLGDDPSTLLRNHKVRGTSLQKDNLQSLD from the coding sequence ATGGATGTAAGTGGGTATTATCCGGCAGCTGGCCGAGTGATTCTGCATGTGGACATGAATGCATTCTACTGTTCGGTTCATGAAGCAGAAGAGCCGGAGTTATACAGAGGGAAGGCGACGGCGGTTGCCGGAAGCAGTGAGCTTCGCAAAGGGGTTATCGTGACATGTTCGTATACAGCCCGGAGCAGAGGCATATCGACAGGCATGGTTGTGCAGCAGGCGATGAAAAAATGTCCTGATCTCATCGTCATCCGTCCAGACTTTCACCTATATCGGCAGTACTCGAGAGCTTTTATGCAAATTGCCTATAGTTATACTCCTCAGCTGGAAGCGACCTCGATTGATGAGTGTTATCTGGATATTACGGGTTCGAAACAATTCGGTACACCCATCGAGATTGCAGAACAGATGCAGCGGAGAATCCGGGATGAGCTTGGCCTGCCTTGTTCCATTGGGATTGCGCCGAACAAACTGCTTGCCAAAATGGCTTCGGATCTGAAAAAACCGAACGGTATATCGATTTTACGAATGAGAGATGTACCGCATATTTTATGGCACAGACCGTGTAACGAGATGTTTGGTATTGGTAAAAAAACGGCTGAGAAGCTTAAAAAGCTGGGCATTGATACAATCGGACAGCTGGCGAAATCCGATGAGAAAATGCTGACAGACTTATTCGGCATTAATGGAACATGGCTCAAAAATTCGGCGAACGGCATTCATCACTCTCCTGTAGTGGCTGAGCGTGAAGCCAATAAATCCATTGGCCATACGACGACACTGCCAGCTGATGTCTCTGAGATGAATGATATCCACCGGGTATTTTTGAACATCAGTGATCAGGTCGCTCGTAGATTGCGCAAGCACGAAATGCTGAGTCAAGGCATTCAGATTACGATTCGTACTCCAGACATGAAAACGATCACGAGGTCAAGAATGATGGATATTCCCACAGAGGATGCTGCGGTGATATATCGTGAGTCCTGTCAGCTCTTTGCAAAACACTGGGGAAATGGAAAACCAGTACGAATGCTTGGAATCACGCTGCAAAATTTAATTCCGCGTGAGGAATCGGCTGTGCAGCTGGATTTGTTCGAGTATGAGCAAAAGCCGAAAAAGGAAAGTTTGATTCGAATTATGGACCAGTTGCGGGATAAGTTTGGTGAGAATGCTGTCGTGACTGCAGGCATGCTGGGCGATGATCCTTCCACATTACTTCGCAACCATAAGGTAAGGGGAACGTCATTGCAAAAAGATAACTTGCAAAGTTTGGACTAA
- a CDS encoding MerR family transcriptional regulator has product MKLFRIGELAKTAGVSERTIDYYTKLGLIAPEERTQKNYRLYSHETLTRLERIVQMKQEKYSLEEIKQSLEKWRLVSTEEQVASKLTSLELHVQQLEREVNELKPLLGEMKPVQARKMMAGLLTKSAGTMEALKILLENTMM; this is encoded by the coding sequence ATGAAACTTTTTCGAATTGGCGAACTCGCCAAAACAGCTGGTGTAAGCGAACGGACCATTGACTACTACACAAAACTCGGGTTAATTGCTCCCGAAGAGCGCACACAGAAAAATTATCGCCTCTATAGTCATGAAACCTTAACCAGACTCGAACGTATTGTACAGATGAAACAAGAGAAGTATAGTCTCGAAGAGATCAAACAATCTCTTGAAAAGTGGCGTCTGGTCAGCACAGAAGAACAAGTAGCAAGCAAACTGACATCACTTGAACTTCATGTGCAGCAGCTTGAGCGAGAAGTCAATGAACTGAAACCGCTGCTTGGAGAGATGAAACCTGTACAAGCACGCAAGATGATGGCAGGACTGCTCACCAAAAGCGCCGGTACGATGGAGGCATTAAAAATCTTGCTTGAGAACACCATGATGTAG
- a CDS encoding L,D-transpeptidase, whose amino-acid sequence MQNTDLRSYVKKHPDNKMAWYLLGKEYLGEGQEAKANYCFQQAGEVYEAFERSKAPADIWMDYQEKLVEMSEQKEKKRRRRKMGLTLLMLLLLAGLPPADAPGANMKASHALSEALEPENDTPEAQSVDEKQEAKAGSLESSVFTAAALGGGNDGGAALAAAWSGSGAGVTTTAVLGMQTADAWSVWKRDMPVKYIMQTNPKGRLTAQSYDAEQCSCKPPEVSSKIKRMALAWTARQEAAAALSSAIISYHKQNKTWPKSVTALAQPFPNNILGETSAEMSEMFPQLLAVHQNKVQVKDGSSGGKGKTQTSDSPEAKESPFADTLGGQPFLDKPFEMVIDKSKHRLALISGDTIVRMYEVGLGGERTPEGSYVITDKVVNPNGRSNGEFGSRGMQLSNTNYAIHGTNEPDSIGLDESLGCVRMRKADVEELFALAPQGTPVRIGKDLLPELTSVPKTEQRYTYKLVPQQNNPNKTYHWLN is encoded by the coding sequence ATGCAGAATACGGATCTGAGGTCATATGTCAAAAAACATCCGGATAATAAAATGGCATGGTACCTGCTTGGCAAAGAGTATTTGGGCGAAGGACAGGAAGCAAAGGCCAATTATTGTTTCCAGCAAGCGGGCGAAGTGTATGAAGCCTTTGAACGCAGTAAAGCTCCTGCGGATATATGGATGGATTACCAGGAGAAGCTGGTAGAGATGTCGGAGCAAAAGGAGAAAAAGAGGCGCAGGCGTAAAATGGGGCTGACGCTGCTGATGCTTCTGCTGTTAGCGGGTCTGCCGCCAGCGGATGCCCCTGGAGCGAATATGAAGGCTTCCCACGCCCTGTCCGAAGCTTTGGAGCCAGAGAATGACACACCGGAGGCGCAGTCTGTAGACGAGAAGCAGGAAGCAAAAGCAGGTTCATTGGAGAGCAGTGTGTTCACTGCGGCGGCCTTAGGTGGGGGCAATGATGGAGGTGCAGCACTTGCTGCCGCATGGTCCGGTTCGGGTGCTGGCGTTACAACCACGGCTGTACTAGGCATGCAGACAGCGGATGCATGGTCTGTCTGGAAGCGGGACATGCCGGTGAAATACATTATGCAGACAAACCCCAAAGGCAGGCTTACGGCTCAGAGTTATGATGCTGAACAATGCAGCTGCAAACCTCCTGAAGTATCTTCCAAAATCAAACGAATGGCCCTTGCCTGGACAGCCAGACAAGAAGCTGCAGCGGCTTTATCGAGTGCAATCATCTCTTATCATAAACAGAACAAAACGTGGCCGAAGAGTGTTACAGCCCTTGCACAGCCTTTTCCTAACAACATTCTAGGAGAAACTTCAGCCGAGATGAGCGAGATGTTTCCGCAGCTGTTGGCAGTGCATCAGAATAAGGTTCAAGTGAAAGACGGAAGTTCCGGGGGGAAAGGGAAAACGCAAACTTCCGACTCGCCCGAAGCCAAAGAGTCTCCGTTTGCTGATACACTTGGCGGGCAACCGTTTTTGGATAAACCATTTGAGATGGTCATAGACAAGAGTAAACACAGGCTCGCTCTGATTAGCGGTGATACGATCGTTCGAATGTATGAAGTCGGTCTTGGGGGAGAGCGGACGCCTGAGGGTTCGTACGTCATTACGGACAAGGTTGTGAATCCGAATGGCCGTTCCAATGGAGAGTTTGGCAGTCGAGGTATGCAGCTTTCGAATACGAATTATGCCATCCACGGGACTAATGAGCCTGATAGCATCGGACTGGACGAGTCCCTTGGATGTGTGAGAATGCGCAAAGCGGATGTAGAGGAACTGTTCGCTCTCGCTCCGCAGGGGACTCCGGTGCGCATCGGTAAGGATCTGCTGCCAGAGCTTACGTCTGTGCCAAAAACCGAACAGCGGTATACGTACAAACTGGTTCCCCAGCAGAACAATCCTAACAAGACATATCACTGGT